The Lynx canadensis isolate LIC74 chromosome D1, mLynCan4.pri.v2, whole genome shotgun sequence genome has a segment encoding these proteins:
- the LOC115526438 gene encoding olfactory receptor 10V1 has protein sequence MEDLSVLLFRVEEEMRGVAYVSSTLPTEEINKTAKIQFFFRTFSADPKVQVGIFVAFLTMYLISLSGNTTIAVIVQINHSLHIPMYFFLANLAVLEIFYTSSIAPLALANLLSMGRTPVSIPGCGTQMFFFVFLGGADCVLLAVMAYDRFVAICYPLRYTHVMSWPLCVELVVGSLVLGFLLSLPLTILIFRLPFCNNNEIYHFYCDMPAVMRLACADTHIHKTALYIVSFIILSVPLSLISISYVFIVAAILRIRSTEGRHRAFSTCSSHILVVLLQYGCTSFIYLSPSSSYSPEMGRVVSVVYTFITPILNPLIYSMRNKELKDALQKALRKF, from the exons ATGGAGGATCTCTCAGTCCTCCTCTTCAGGGTAGAGGAGGAAATGAGAGGAGTGGCATATGT aTCCAGCACACTACCCacggaagaaataaataaaactgcaaagATACAATTCTTCTTTCGTACATTCTCAGCTGATCCTAAGGTACAAGTAGGGATTTTTGTGGCCTTCCTGACGATGTACCTGATCAGCCTCAGTGGAAACACCACAATTGCAGTCATTGTCCAGATCAACCACTCCCTCCACAtccccatgtactttttcctggCGAACCTGGCAGTTCTGGAAATCTTCTATACATCTTCCATTGCCCCACTGGCCTTGGCGAACCTTCTTTCAATGGGCAGGACTCCTGTTTCCATCCCTGGCTGTGGGacccaaatgtttttctttgtcttcctgggTGGAGCTGATTGTGTCCTGCTTGCGGTCATGGCTTATGACCGGTTTGTAGCAATCTGCTACCCTCTACGATACACCCACGTCATGAGCTGGCCCTTGTGTGTGGAGCTGGTGGTAGGGTCCCTGGTGCTGGGGTTCCTGCTGTCGCTGCCACTGACTATTTTGATCTTCCGTCTCCCATTCTGCAACAACAATGAGATCTACCACTTCTACTGTGACATGCCTGCTGTCATGCGCCTGGCCTGTGCGGACACACACATTCACAAGACTGCCCTGTACATCGTCAGCTTCATCATCCTAAGCGTCCCACTCTCATTAATCTCCATCTCCTACGTCTTCATCGTGGCAGCCATTTTACGGATCCGGTCAACAGAAGGGCGCCACCGagccttctccacctgctcctcGCACATCTTAGTGGTCCTCCTGCAgtatggctgcaccagctttatATACTTGTCTCCCAGTTCCAGCTACTCTCCTGAGATGGGCCGGGTGGTGTCCGTGGTCTACACCTTCATCACTCCCATTTTAAACCCTTTGATCTACAGTATGCGGAACAAGGAACTGAAAGATGCCCTACAGAAGGCGCTGAGGAAGTTCTAG